ATAGGCACCAAAAAGAATCCAGACGCGATAGTTACGTGCCGCATGCATCAGAATAGCCATGCCGCCTTTTTTATCACTGCCGACCTGGATGCCTTGTGCACGTAATTCTTTAAAATTCCCTTGTGGGCAGTCTTGGGTCAGTTTCCAGTACATGACGCCTACGATCAGCATCAACACACCTGGAACAATCAAAGCAACTCTCCAGCCCATAGCCTGTTCAACACCAAACATAACCAAGGCGGAAAGTAGTAAAGGCATTATTGCTTGTGTTGCGCCACCACCTGCATTGCCCCATCCTGCTGAAGCTGCATTGGCAGTTCCGACCACATTAGAGGCAAACATGATGCTAGTGTGATATTGGGTGATCACAAAACTTGCACCGATTGCACCAATTAATAACCGGAAAAACAGGAAGGATTCATAACTGTTGGCAGCAGCTACGCCAAACACAGGAATACTGCCGATAATGAGCAAAGCCGTATAGGTTTTACGTGGGCCGTATTTATCACATAATGGACCAACAATCAGTCGAACCAAAATCGTGATGGCGACTGCAGCAATGTTGATATTGGCAATTTGATCTTTGGTTAAATCGAATTCACCGGCAATCACCGGCATTAACGGCGCACAGGCAAACCAGGCAAAGAAACAGACAAAAAAAGCCAGCCAACTCATATGGAAGGCTCTCATCGCTGCGCTGCTGAAGTTCAATAAACTTATTTTTGTCGCTTTTTTAGCATTGATATTGAAAGACATAGCCATCTCTCCAGAACTGAACCTATTGAGTGATCTGTCATACAGATTGCTGTAGAACAGACTCCATCAGAGCGGACGTCATTGGCCGTCTTACAAAATTATATGAGTCATCTTTGACTCAACTGAGATAATGCAAAGCCTGTGCCAAAGTA
This portion of the Acinetobacter sp. GSS19 genome encodes:
- a CDS encoding MFS transporter encodes the protein MSFNINAKKATKISLLNFSSAAMRAFHMSWLAFFVCFFAWFACAPLMPVIAGEFDLTKDQIANINIAAVAITILVRLIVGPLCDKYGPRKTYTALLIIGSIPVFGVAAANSYESFLFFRLLIGAIGASFVITQYHTSIMFASNVVGTANAASAGWGNAGGGATQAIMPLLLSALVMFGVEQAMGWRVALIVPGVLMLIVGVMYWKLTQDCPQGNFKELRAQGIQVGSDKKGGMAILMHAARNYRVWILFGAYAACFGIEIFIHNIVAMYYVEHFSFGLKEAGLAAGIFGLLALFARALGGIVSDKVALKKGLDGRTKVLFSMILMEGLFLIVFSQMNSAMLAILTMTVFALFTHMACGATYALVPFIDRDALGGVAGIIGAGGNVGAVAAGFLLKGMLDIQTTLMVLGGLVVIAASCVLMIRFSVEHKEKEQRLFEQAVHERNMAEAQN